The following proteins are co-located in the Tiliqua scincoides isolate rTilSci1 chromosome 8, rTilSci1.hap2, whole genome shotgun sequence genome:
- the POLE4 gene encoding DNA polymerase epsilon subunit 4, giving the protein MAAAPEVLSAAAAVAASTSAVEAGTDEAAAGSPAPGVLRPARLPLTRVKALVKADPDVSLASQEAVFVLARAAELFVETIAKDAYVYAQQGKRKTLQRKDLDNAIEAIDEFAFLEGTLD; this is encoded by the exons GCGGCGGCGCCCGAGGTTCTGAGCGCAGCAGCTGCCGTGGCGGCTTCCACTTCGGCGGTAGAGGCGGGCACGGACGAGGCGGCGGCGGGCAGCCCGGCCCCGGGAGTGCTGCGCCCGGCGAGGCTGCCGCTGACGCGCGTGAAGGCGCTGGTCAAAGCAGACCCGGACGTCAGCCTGGCCAGCCAGGAGGCCGTCTTCGTCCTGGCGCGCGCAGCG GAGTTATTTGTGGAAACCATTGCAAAAGACGCCTATGTCTATGCACAACAAGGAAAAAGGAAAACTCTTCAGAGAAAAGATTTGG ATAATGCCATTGAAGCAATTGATGAATTTGCATTTCTGGAAG GTACTCTGGATTGA